In a genomic window of Ardenticatenales bacterium:
- a CDS encoding ketoacyl-ACP synthase III — protein sequence MTRYVRILSTGRYVPEKVLPNAYFDALFPERDIDGWLTRNVGIRERHVMAAEEATSDLALHAARQALARAGLRAADLDLIIVATDTPDFISPATATVLQEKLRQVEGVGSGWNAGTFDLNCACAGWVTALDTAARHILTDADTNHVLVVGAYGMSRFVDYTDHKTCTLFADGAGAVVLGVGDAPGFLASKIVAYGGYYDALGIYTGGVACPTTPVSENAGIPRVQFVKKFPPTFNSDNWPTLIRATVAKAGFTVDDVAFFVFTQLNLNTIKETMAILEQPLTKTHWVMDKWGYTGSACIPMALDDALEQGRGPHPGDLVLFCASGGGISMAVSLWRW from the coding sequence ATGACCCGATATGTGCGGATTTTGAGTACGGGGCGGTATGTGCCGGAGAAGGTGCTGCCCAATGCCTATTTTGATGCGCTCTTCCCGGAGCGCGATATTGATGGCTGGCTGACGCGGAACGTGGGCATCCGCGAGCGGCATGTGATGGCTGCGGAGGAGGCGACGAGCGACCTGGCGCTGCACGCGGCGCGGCAGGCGTTGGCGCGCGCTGGCTTGCGCGCCGCCGACCTCGATCTGATCATTGTGGCTACGGATACGCCTGATTTCATCAGCCCGGCGACGGCGACGGTGTTACAGGAGAAGCTGCGGCAGGTGGAAGGCGTGGGGTCGGGGTGGAATGCCGGCACGTTTGACCTCAACTGTGCCTGCGCCGGCTGGGTGACCGCCCTGGACACCGCCGCCCGCCACATCCTCACCGACGCGGACACCAACCACGTCCTTGTCGTGGGGGCATACGGCATGAGTCGTTTTGTGGATTACACCGACCACAAGACTTGCACCCTCTTTGCCGATGGCGCGGGAGCCGTCGTTCTCGGCGTGGGCGATGCGCCCGGTTTCCTCGCCAGCAAAATCGTGGCCTACGGCGGCTACTACGACGCCCTGGGCATCTACACGGGGGGTGTTGCCTGTCCGACGACGCCTGTTAGCGAAAATGCCGGCATACCCCGCGTGCAGTTCGTCAAAAAATTCCCCCCCACCTTCAACTCCGACAACTGGCCGACCCTCATTCGCGCCACCGTCGCCAAAGCGGGCTTCACCGTAGACGACGTGGCCTTCTTCGTCTTCACGCAGCTCAACCTGAACACCATCAAAGAAACGATGGCGATCCTGGAGCAGCCGCTGACCAAAACCCATTGGGTGATGGACAAATGGGGCTACACCGGCTCCGCCTGCATCCCCATGGCTCTGGATGACGCCCTGGAGCAAGGCCGTGGCCCCCATCCCGGCGACCTGGTACTCTTCTGCGCCAGCGGCGGCGGCATCTCCATGGCCGTGAGTTTGTGGCGGTGGTGA
- a CDS encoding sigma-70 family RNA polymerase sigma factor, with protein sequence MEPDREQIRREIESVRVLFDISLDEEFSGLLLNLIAENTERGRLARYLDKEADTSLVQYIRLVIRNYREQHKRVEGLQIGRDSTLWETLYGQVRSWVYDYLCRHGFMPNEGTFRLVDDYTSFTVEELLLSHFPYDIDFDRWARTLAQNTCSKYIARAMRQKRAPDRHQVGLEQWHPASSASVHEEWLLIDEATEEMKQLLWKLPGSFRTVLLLRYYESLDYVEIAEVMGRSLKAVYNLHFKAIARLREILPANEYNTLHGSKQSGKRPSRQDDLLARPTHPEDPQ encoded by the coding sequence ATGGAACCAGATCGAGAACAGATCAGGCGGGAGATTGAGTCAGTGCGTGTGCTTTTCGATATTTCGCTGGATGAAGAATTTTCGGGCCTACTCCTCAATCTCATTGCGGAAAACACAGAACGGGGACGCCTGGCGAGGTATTTGGACAAAGAGGCGGATACCAGTCTCGTCCAATATATCCGGCTGGTCATTCGTAATTATCGAGAGCAGCACAAGCGAGTTGAAGGACTACAAATCGGGCGAGATTCAACGCTGTGGGAAACACTGTACGGCCAGGTGCGTTCTTGGGTGTACGATTACCTCTGCCGGCACGGGTTCATGCCCAACGAAGGCACTTTTCGCCTGGTCGATGATTACACTTCATTCACCGTCGAAGAACTGCTGCTGTCACACTTCCCATACGACATTGACTTCGACCGCTGGGCGCGTACGCTGGCGCAGAACACCTGTAGCAAGTATATTGCCAGGGCGATGCGCCAGAAGCGCGCACCCGATCGCCATCAAGTGGGCCTGGAGCAGTGGCATCCCGCCTCATCGGCCAGCGTTCATGAAGAGTGGCTGCTGATCGACGAGGCCACCGAAGAGATGAAGCAGCTGCTCTGGAAACTCCCTGGCAGTTTCCGCACGGTGCTGCTACTTCGTTATTACGAGAGTCTCGACTACGTCGAAATCGCCGAGGTCATGGGGCGCAGTTTGAAGGCTGTTTACAATCTTCATTTCAAGGCAATTGCCCGACTGAGGGAAATTTTGCCGGCAAACGAGTATAATACTCTACATGGAAGCAAACAATCCGGCAAACGACCTTCGCGCCAAGATGATCTACTTGCGCGCCCAACTCACCCAGAAGACCCCCAATAA
- a CDS encoding long-chain fatty acid--CoA ligase has product MFIGDYLGRRAIYSPERLAVVDAGKNPPWRLTYAEMNERANRLASWLRQVAGIQPGDRVAILARDGVEHLDTFFACGKLGAIHTALNWRLHWRENAGILAQTTPTVLIYSHDFLPAVTQIQQHLAAHAIPHMLHLDGEGAPGSAHFETILQAGSPAPIATETVNEETIAALIFTGGTTGLPKAAQISHRMIAWNTLNTIIHDLHHDDTYLNVFPLFHTGGLFVYTLPNVILGGTTILTRQFDPDQILTLIEQEQVTLFAGVPTMYQMLTQAGRWASANLASLRFCTSGGAPLPVPLAQKYIAEKGVRFKQGFGMTEFGPGIFALAAEDAVDHAGSIGRPNFYIDARIVDDDNRPLPPNEVGELVLKGPSQSSGYFHDPEASAAAVDEAGWFHTGDMARRDADWYFTIVDRKKDMFISGGENVYPAEIEAVLYQHPAVHMCAVIGLPDARWGEVGLACVVLQPGEAVTAEALLAFLGARLARYKVPRRVEILPELPVSAAGKILKRELKNRFSPPST; this is encoded by the coding sequence ATGTTCATCGGCGACTATCTCGGACGACGGGCTATTTATTCTCCAGAGCGGCTGGCGGTGGTGGATGCCGGCAAAAATCCCCCCTGGCGGCTCACGTATGCGGAAATGAACGAGCGGGCCAATCGGCTGGCAAGCTGGCTGCGCCAGGTTGCCGGCATTCAACCGGGAGACCGCGTCGCCATTCTGGCGCGGGACGGTGTGGAGCATCTGGACACCTTCTTTGCCTGCGGCAAGCTGGGGGCGATCCACACAGCCTTAAACTGGCGGCTGCATTGGCGGGAAAATGCCGGCATTCTCGCCCAAACCACCCCCACCGTCCTCATCTACTCCCACGACTTCCTCCCCGCCGTCACCCAAATCCAGCAACACCTCGCCGCCCACGCCATCCCCCACATGCTGCACCTGGATGGCGAAGGCGCGCCCGGCAGCGCCCACTTTGAAACCATCCTGCAAGCCGGCAGCCCCGCCCCCATTGCCACCGAAACCGTCAACGAAGAAACCATAGCCGCCCTCATCTTCACCGGCGGCACCACCGGCCTCCCCAAAGCGGCGCAAATCTCCCACCGCATGATCGCCTGGAACACCCTCAACACCATCATCCACGATCTGCACCACGACGACACCTACCTCAACGTCTTCCCCCTCTTCCACACCGGCGGCCTCTTCGTCTACACCCTGCCCAACGTCATCCTCGGCGGCACAACCATCCTCACGCGCCAGTTCGACCCCGACCAGATTCTCACCCTCATTGAGCAGGAACAGGTCACGCTCTTCGCCGGCGTGCCCACCATGTACCAAATGCTCACCCAGGCCGGCCGCTGGGCCTCGGCCAACCTGGCGTCGCTGCGTTTCTGCACCAGCGGCGGCGCGCCGCTGCCCGTGCCCCTGGCGCAAAAATACATAGCGGAAAAGGGGGTGCGCTTCAAGCAAGGTTTTGGCATGACGGAGTTTGGCCCCGGTATTTTCGCGCTGGCTGCTGAGGATGCCGTGGATCATGCCGGCAGCATTGGCCGCCCCAACTTCTACATAGACGCACGCATCGTTGATGATGACAACCGGCCATTGCCCCCCAACGAGGTAGGCGAACTGGTCCTGAAAGGTCCCAGCCAATCCTCCGGCTACTTCCATGACCCTGAAGCCAGCGCCGCCGCCGTGGATGAAGCCGGCTGGTTCCACACAGGGGACATGGCGCGGCGCGATGCGGACTGGTATTTCACCATCGTGGACCGCAAAAAGGACATGTTTATTTCCGGCGGGGAGAACGTCTATCCGGCGGAAATTGAGGCGGTGCTGTATCAACATCCCGCGGTGCATATGTGCGCGGTCATTGGCTTGCCGGATGCGCGATGGGGAGAGGTGGGCCTGGCCTGCGTGGTGCTGCAGCCGGGAGAGGCCGTCACGGCAGAGGCGCTGCTGGCCTTCCTGGGGGCACGTCTGGCGCGTTATAAAGTGCCCCGGCGCGTGGAGATTTTGCCCGAACTGCCGGTATCGGCTGCCGGCAAAATCCTCAAACGGGAGCTGAAAAATCGCTTCAGCCCTCCGTCTACCTGA
- a CDS encoding DUF3253 domain-containing protein — MADSHKGIVVEQEQPRKKKRRRISDEAVRDTILQLCAAAGATGAVDPGEVARALYPEAWQSLLPRVRLTAKKLALSGYILILRKGKPADPNEFKGVIKLRLGDIPFPEEETP, encoded by the coding sequence ATGGCGGACAGCCACAAAGGAATCGTCGTGGAACAGGAACAACCCAGAAAAAAAAAGCGGCGTCGGATTAGCGACGAGGCCGTGCGAGATACTATTTTGCAGTTGTGCGCAGCGGCGGGCGCGACCGGCGCAGTCGATCCCGGAGAAGTGGCACGGGCGCTCTATCCTGAGGCGTGGCAATCACTGCTGCCGCGCGTGCGCCTCACGGCCAAAAAACTGGCCCTGTCCGGATACATCCTCATTTTGCGCAAGGGGAAGCCCGCGGACCCGAATGAATTTAAGGGCGTGATCAAGCTGCGTCTGGGAGATATACCATTTCCCGAAGAAGAAACCCCCTAG
- a CDS encoding Crp/Fnr family transcriptional regulator: MIDERELIVRRCGFLHGLQLDEVEAFLGYGRAHQAAAGIYLFHQDDPADLFYILRQGQIRLQQITAEGHQVIVHHVTPGEGFGIIAVLSGMSYPVSAETLDQCDLLCWDAATTKQFMLRYPQLALNGLEIIANHFLNISDRFRELATERVERRIARALLRLVRQLGRKTADGILIDLSLSRQALAEMTGTTLYTTSRTLSQWEKAGWITTGREQVVLVQPHEIVAVAEDLPNHLPRKHP, translated from the coding sequence ATGATTGATGAGCGTGAACTGATCGTGCGCCGCTGCGGGTTCCTGCACGGTTTGCAGCTTGATGAGGTTGAAGCATTTCTAGGATACGGGCGCGCGCACCAGGCTGCCGCCGGTATCTACCTGTTCCATCAGGACGATCCCGCCGATCTGTTTTATATTTTGCGCCAGGGGCAAATCCGACTGCAGCAGATCACGGCGGAAGGGCATCAGGTTATTGTTCACCACGTCACCCCAGGTGAGGGCTTCGGCATCATCGCCGTGTTAAGCGGCATGTCATACCCGGTTTCCGCCGAAACCCTCGACCAATGCGACCTGCTCTGCTGGGATGCCGCCACCACCAAACAGTTCATGCTCCGCTATCCACAACTCGCCCTTAACGGTCTTGAAATAATCGCCAACCACTTCCTGAATATCTCTGACCGCTTCCGCGAGTTAGCGACGGAGCGCGTCGAGCGACGCATTGCCCGCGCCCTCTTGCGGCTGGTGCGGCAGCTTGGCCGCAAAACGGCGGATGGTATTCTCATTGACTTGTCGCTCTCCCGTCAGGCTCTCGCGGAAATGACCGGAACAACGCTCTATACAACCAGCCGCACACTGTCGCAGTGGGAAAAGGCCGGCTGGATCACCACGGGGCGCGAGCAGGTGGTGCTGGTCCAACCGCATGAAATCGTTGCCGTGGCCGAAGATTTGCCCAATCACCTCCCGCGCAAGCACCCGTAA
- the fabG gene encoding 3-oxoacyl-ACP reductase FabG: MKFQGKVCLVTGGAAGIGRATAAKFLAEGASVVICDVNEAAGQAAAAALGAGARFDVVNVADSAAVQAWVADVAAAYGRIDVLVNNAGITRDAQLIKYKNGAVVDQMSAAAWDAVINVNLKGVFNCTQAVVPIMIAQGGGVILNASSVVGLYGNFGQTNYVATKAGVIGMTKVWARELGKYHIRVNAVAPGFIGTEMVQAMPEKVLAVMREHTPIGRLGEPVDIANAYAFLASDEASFITGAVLSVDGGIVIGT; this comes from the coding sequence ATGAAATTTCAAGGAAAAGTGTGCCTGGTTACAGGAGGCGCGGCGGGCATTGGCCGCGCTACGGCGGCAAAATTCCTGGCGGAGGGAGCCAGCGTCGTGATTTGTGACGTGAATGAAGCAGCGGGGCAGGCCGCGGCGGCGGCGTTGGGAGCGGGCGCGCGCTTTGATGTCGTCAATGTGGCGGATAGCGCGGCGGTGCAGGCGTGGGTAGCGGATGTGGCGGCGGCGTATGGGCGGATCGATGTGTTGGTGAACAATGCCGGCATCACCCGCGACGCCCAACTCATCAAATACAAAAACGGCGCAGTCGTGGACCAGATGTCCGCGGCCGCCTGGGACGCCGTCATCAACGTCAACCTCAAAGGCGTCTTCAACTGCACCCAGGCCGTCGTTCCCATCATGATTGCCCAGGGCGGCGGCGTCATCCTCAACGCCTCCTCCGTCGTTGGCCTCTACGGCAACTTCGGACAAACCAACTACGTCGCCACCAAAGCGGGCGTCATCGGCATGACCAAAGTATGGGCGCGGGAACTGGGCAAGTACCACATCCGCGTCAACGCCGTGGCCCCCGGTTTCATCGGGACGGAAATGGTGCAGGCCATGCCGGAAAAAGTGCTGGCCGTCATGCGCGAACACACCCCCATTGGCCGCCTGGGCGAACCGGTGGACATCGCCAACGCCTACGCCTTTCTCGCCTCCGACGAAGCCAGCTTCATCACCGGCGCGGTCCTCAGCGTCGATGGCGGCATCGTCATTGGGACGTGA
- a CDS encoding helix-turn-helix domain-containing protein: MNDNDYDDNVMTVKEVSSYLKLAESTVYRLAQDGRLPGRKFGGTWRFSRKALDKWFQQTTSTEVQGSV; encoded by the coding sequence ATGAACGACAATGACTATGACGACAATGTCATGACGGTGAAAGAGGTTTCCTCTTACCTGAAGTTGGCCGAATCCACCGTTTACCGCCTCGCGCAAGACGGGCGGTTGCCTGGACGCAAATTCGGTGGAACCTGGCGCTTTTCTCGCAAGGCGTTGGACAAATGGTTTCAGCAAACAACCTCCACCGAAGTGCAGGGGTCTGTTTAG